From Mycobacterium colombiense CECT 3035:
TCGCGACCCGGTCGTTGGCGCCGGGACGCTTCAGGTAGTGCCACACCCCCACCGAGCCCCAGTCGTGGGCCAGCACGTGCACGGGCCGGCCCGGGCTCAGCTCGCCGGTCACGGCGGCGAAGTCGTCGGCGAAGCGGTCCATGCTGTAGGCGGACACCGGCTTGGGCACCGAGGACAGCCCGACGCCGCGGTTGTCGTAGCGGATGATCCGGAACCGCTCGGCCAGCAGCGGGACGACCCCGTCCCACAGCACGTGCGAGTCGGGGAAGCCGTGCACCAGCACGACGGTGGGGCCCTCGGGGTTGCCCTCTTCGTAGACCGCGATGCGGGCGCCGTCGGCGCTATCGACGAAATGCTGGGGTACTTGTGGTGATGGCGGCATCGGGACCTCCCCGCTCTGGCTGCAGTGGCCACACCGTAGCAAGCGTGATCGGCGTCACCCGCCCAGCGCGGGGTATCTGCCCTGGATGTGTGCCGACAACGGCGCAGTGACAGGATAGTTTTGGATTGCTACTTCGCCTTCCGCAAGAGCTGATCGACCCCGCCCCGACCCACGAGCGATCGAGGAGTCAAACAAGATGGCCTTCTCCGTCCAGATGCCGGCACTCGGTGAGAGCGTCACCGAGGGGACGGTCACCCGCTGGCTCAAGCAGGAAGGCGACACGGTCGAACTCGACGAACCGCTCGTCGAGGTGTCGACCGACAAGGTCGATACCGAAATCCCGTCGCCGGCCGCCGGCGTGCTGACCAAGATCGTCGCCCAGGAGGACGACACCGTCGAGGTGGGCGGCGAGCTGGCCGTCATCGGCGACGCCTCCGAAGGTGGTGGGGCCAGCGGCGCGCAGCCGGCCGCGCCGGCGCCGAGCCAGCCGGAGCCGCAGGCGCAGTCCGCGGCCCCGCCCAGCCCGAGCCGCAGCCGGAACCGCAGCAGCCCCAGGCCCAGCCCGAGCCCGCGCCCGCGCAGCAGAGTTCCGGTGGCGGCGACGCGACCCCGGTGTTGATGCCCGAGCTCGGCGAGTCGGTGGCCGAGGGCACCGTGACCCGCTGGCTCAAGAAGGTCGGCGACTCGGTCCAGGTCGACGACGCGCTCGTCGAGGTGTCCACGGACAAGGTCGACACCGAGATCCCGTCTCCGGTGGCCGGCGTGCTGATCAGCATCACCGCCGAGGAAGACGCCACCGTGCCGGTCGGCGGCGAGCTGGCGCGCATCGGCGCCGGTTCGCAGGCCCCGCGCCCGCGGCTCCCGCCGCCCCCAGCCCCGCCCGCGCCCAAGCCCGAGCCCACGCCGGAGCCGGCCCCCCAGCCGCAGGCGCAGCCCAAGCCCGAACCCTCGCCGGCCCCCGCGCCGCAGCAGCCCGCGCCGGCGCCGAAACCCCAACCGGCGCAGGCCCAGCCGGAACCGGCAGCGGCGGGGCCGGGTGCCGACGGGGCGCCCTACGTGACGCCGCTGGTGCGAAAGCTGGCCGCCGAAAACAACATCGACCTGAACTCGATCACCGGCACCGGGGTGGGCGGGCGCATCCGCAAGCAGGACGTGCTGGCCGCCGCCGAGGCCAAGAAGGCGCCCGCACCGGCCGCACCGGCCGCCGCGGCACCTGCCGCCGCAGCCGCCCCCAAGGCCGCCGCGGCGCCCACCCCGGCTCCGGCGCTGGCGCATCTGCGGGGCACCACCCAAAAAGCCAGCAGGATCCGCCAGATCACCGCGAACAAGACCCGCGAATCCCTGCAGGCCACAGCCCAACTCACCCAGACCCACGAGGTCGACATGACCAGGCTGGTCGGGTTGCGGGCCAGGGCCAAGGCGGCGTTCGCCGAGCGCGAGGGGGTGAACCTGACCTTCCTGCCGTTCATCGCCCGCGCGGTGATCGACGCGCTGAAGATCCACCCCAACGTCAACGCGAGCTACAACGAGGACACCAAGGAGATCACCTACTACGACGCCGAGCACCTCGGCTTCGCGGTCGACACCGAACAGGGCCTGCTCTCCCCCGTGGTGCACAACGCGGGTGACCTGTCGCTGGCCGGGCTGGCGAGGGCGATCGCCGACATCGCCGCGCGCGCCCGGTCGGGCAACCTGAAACCCGACGAGCTGTCCGGCGGCACGTTCACGATCACCAACATCGGCAGCCAGGGTGCGCTGTTCGACACCCCCATCCTGGTTCCGCCGCAGGCCGCCATGCTGGGCACCGGCGCGATCGTCAAGCGGCCGCGGGTGGTGGTCGACGACAGCGGCAACGAATCGATCGGCGTCCGCTCGATCTGCTATCTCCCGCTGACCTATGACCACCGGCTGATCGACGGCGCCGACGCCGGCCGCTTCCTGACCACGATCAAGCACCGGCTGGAAGAGGGAGCCTTCGAGGCCGACCTCGGCCTGTAAAGAAGGACAAGCGAACGTGGCTCGTGCTGGTCAGAATTCCGTCATCGCGATTGCGGGTTCGTCCGGACTGATCGGTTCCGCCCTGGCGGCGGCCCTGCGCGCCGCCAACCACCGGGTGCTGCGCATCGTGCGCCGCGCCCCGGCGAACGCCGACGAGCTGCACTGGAATCCCGAGACCGGCGATCTGGATCCCGACACGCTCGTCGACGTCGACGCCGTCGTGAACCTGTGCGGCGTCAACATCGGCAAGCGGCGGTGGTCGGGCGCCTTCAAGCAGAGCCTGCGCGACAGCCGCATCGCCCCCACCGAGGTGCTGGCGCACGCCGTCGCCGACGCGGGCGTGGCGACCTTGGTCAACGCCAGCGCGGTGGGCTTCTACGGCAACACCAAGGACCGCGTGGTCGATGAAAACGACCGCGCGGGAACGGGTTTCCTGGCCCGGCTGTGCGAAGACTGGGAGGCGGCCACGCTGCCCGCCCAGTACGGCGGCGCCCGAGTGGTGCTGGCCCGCACCGGGCTGGTGTTCTCCCCCGCCGGCGGCGCGTTGGGCCGGCTGCGGCCGCTGTTCCGCGCCGGCCTCGGCGCCCGGCTGGGCAGCGGGCGCCAATACATGTCGTGGATCACGCTGGAAGACGAGGTGCGCGCGCTGTTGTTCGCGATTTTCGACGCCGAACTGTCCGGCCCGGTGAACATGACGGGGCCCGCGCCGGTCACCAACGCTGAATTCACCACGGCTTTCGGGCGGGCGGTCAACCGCCCGACGCCGTTGATGGTGCCCGGTTTCGCGATTCGGGCCGCGCTGGGCGAATTCGCCGACGAGGGCCTGCTGATGGGGCAGCGCGCCATCCCGTCGGCGCTCGAGCGTGCCGGTTTCGTCTTCCACCACAACACCATTGGCGAGGCGCTCGCCTACGCCACCGCCCGGCGCGACCACGATTAGTGGGAATCGCGTCGCCCGGATTGTGCCCGGCCGGCCCGGGCCGAGTACCGTCGCGAACGTGATCGATTCCATCCGGTCGAGCCAGGCCCTGATCGACGTCCGCCGGCTCGGCGTCGTCGACTACCGCGTGGCCTGGCAGCAGCAACGTGATCTGGCCGACGCCCGGGTGGCCGGCGGCAACGACACGCTGCTGCTGCTCGAGCACCCCGCGGTCTACACCGCGGGCCGGCGCACCGAGCCGCACGAACGGCCGGTGGACGGCACTCCCGTCGTGGACACCGACCGCGGCGGCAAGATCACCTGGCACGGTCCCGGCCAGTTGGTCGGGTATCCGATCATCGGCCTGGCCGAACCCCTCGACGTGGTCAACTACGTCCGGCGACTGGAAGAGGCGCTGCTCAAGGTCTGCGCCGACCTGGGCGTGGACGCGGTCCGGGTGCCCGGCCGGTCCGGGGTGTGGGTGCCCGGCGGCGAGGGGCGGCCCGACCGCAAGGTGGCCGCCATCGGCGTCCGGGTGTCGCGGGCGACCACGCTGCACGGATTCGCCCTCAACTGCGACTGCGACCTGGACGCGTTCAGCGCGATCGTGCCGTGCGGCATCAGCGACGCCGGAGTGACGTCACTGTCGGCCGAACTGCGCCGCCCGGTGTCGGTCGAGGACGTCCAGACTTCGGTCGGCGACGCGGTCTGCGACGCCCTGGACGGGGTGCTGCCGGTGCAGGACCATGATCGCGGCGCCCGCGTAGCATCAGCGATGTGACTGTCGCACCCGAAGGACGCAAGCTGCTGCGCCTGGAAGTGCGCAACGCCGAGACCCCCATCGAGCGCAAGCCGCCGTGGATCAGGGTGCGGGCCCGGATGGGCCCGGAGTACACCCAACTCAAGAGCCTGGTCCGGCGCGAGGGCTTGCACACGGTGTGCGAGGAGGCCGGCTGCCCCAACATCTTCGAATGCTGGGAGGACCGCGAGGCCACCTTCTTGATCGGCGGCGACCAGTGCACCCGCCGCTGCGACTTCTGCCAGATCGACACCGGCAAGCCCGCCGAATTGGATCGCGACGAGCCGCGGCGGGTCGCCGACAGCGTGCACACGATGGGGCTGCGCTACGCCACGGTCACCGGGGTGGCCCGCGACGACCTGCCCGACGGCGGCGCCTGGCTGTACGCCGAGACGGTGCGCGCCATCAAGGAACTCAACCCGTCGACCGGCGTCGAGCTGTTGATCCCCGACTTCAACGGCGAGCCCGCCCGGCTGGCCGAGGTGTTCGAGTCGCGCCCGGAAGTGTTGGCGCACAACGTCGAAACCGTGCCGCGCATCTTCAAGCGGATCCGCCCCGCCTTTACCTACCGACGTAGCCTCGACGTGCTGACCGCCGCGCGCGACTTCGGGCTGGTCACCAAGAGCAACCTCATCCTCGGCATGGGCGAGACCCCCGACGAGGTGCGGACCGCCCTGGCCGACCTGCGCGACGCCGGCTGCGACATCATCACCATCACCCAGTACCTGCGCCCGTCGGCGCGTCACCACCCCGTCGAGCGCTGGGTGAAGCCGGAGGAATTCGTCGAGTTCGCGCAGCACGCCGAACAGCTGGGTTTCGCCGGGGTGCTGGCCGGGCCGCTGGTGCGCTCGTCCTATCGCGCGGGACGGCTCTACGAACAGGCCGCCCGCAGCCGCGCCTGACGGCGCCGCGGTCCGGTCGCGGCGACTGACGTCACGGCCCTACGTATTCTTTGACTATGGCTAAATCCCGCACCGCCGCGCAGAACAAGGCCGCCCGAGCGGAGGCGCAGGCCGCCCGCAAGGCCGCCGCGCGGGAGCGGCGCACCCAGTTGTGGCAGGCGTTCAACATTCAGCGCCAGGAGGACAAGCGCCTCCTGCCGTACATGATCGGCGCCTTCGTGCTGATCGTGGGCATCTCCGTGGGGGTGGGCATCTGGGCCGGCGGGCTGACGATGATCACGCTGATACCGCTCGGGGTGGTGCTGGGAGGGCTGGTCGCCTTCATCGTGTTCGGGCGCCGCGCCCAGAAGTCGGTGTACAGCAAGGCCGAAGGCCAAACCGGCGCCGCCGCATGGGCGTTGGACAACCTGCGCGGCAAGTGGCGCGTGACCCCTGGGGTGGCCGCGACCGGCCACTTCGACGCCGTGCACCGGGTGATCGGCCGGCCCGGCGTCATCCTGGTCGGCGAGGGGGCGGCGAGCCGGGTGCGCCCGCTGCTGGCGCAGGAGAAGAAGCGCACCGCGCGCCTGATCGGGGACGTGCCGATCTACGACATCGTCGTCGGCAACGGCGAGGACGAGGTGTCGCTGGCCAAGCTGGAGCGCCACCTCACCCGGTTGCCGGCCAACATCACCGTCAAGCAGATGGACACCCTGGAGTCGCGGCTGGCCGCGCTCGGGTCGCGGGCCGGAGCCGCCGTCATGCCCAAGGGGCCGCTGCCCAACTCGGGCAAGATGCGCGGTGTGCAGCGCACGGTGCGCCGCAAGTAGCTGGCCAGCGCGGGATCAGCGGCGCACCACGGCCGTGGCGGTCAACCGATCCTGCATCCCGCGGCCGTCGAAGTCGGTGAACAACGCCGGCACCACCGTCCCGACCAGCACGCCGCGCACGACGGCCCGGCCCAGGCCGACCGGCCCGCGGCCGTCCACCGTCACCACCTGCAGGCGTAGCGCCAGCTGGCCGGGCGTGAACCCGAACAAGCGCACAAAGACCACGCCCAGCAGGTACCAGATCACCAGGACCGCGGTGGCCAGCGCCGGTTGGGACAGCCAGCCGAAGCGCATGGCCAGCGCGGCCAGACCGTACGAGATCAACCAGTCGATCATCAGCGCGCCCAGCCGGCGCCCCATGGGCGCCAGCGATCCCGGCCCGCTCTGCGGAAATCCGAGCTTCTCCCCGGGGTACGCGGATGGTGATTCCGCCATCACCGGCGCGGACCGCGGTCCGAATAACCGGCGGGACCGACCGGGCGAGGAGGGCGGACGGTGCGTACGGCCACCGGAAAAGATACGATCTTGCGATCCATGGCCCCACAATAGAACCCGCCGCCGACGCGGCCACTTTTAGCGTGTGGCATGGTCACGTAACGTGCGCGCAACATCGGGTTGACTGACGGGCAACATCTGCTCCATAGCGTCAGGCCGCGGATCTCACCAAGTAAAGGAGCATTCTGTGACGGAAACGACGCCCGACGACGTCTTCAAACTCGCCAAGGACGAAAACGTCGAATTTGTCGACGTCCGGTTCTGTGACCTGCCCGGCATCATGCAGCACTTCACAATCCCGATTTCGTTTTTCGACGAGAGCGTTTTTGAGGACGGCTTAGCCTTCGACGGCTCGTCGATTCGCGGATTCCAGTCCATTCACGAATCCGACATGCTGCTCCTTCCCGATCCCGCGACCGCGCAGATCGACCTGTTCCGCGAAGCCAAGACGCTGAACCTCAACTTCTTCGTGCACGACCCGTTCACCCTCGAGCCGTACTCGCGCGACCCGCGCAACATCGCCCGCAAGGCCGAGAACTACCTGATCAGC
This genomic window contains:
- a CDS encoding TIGR01777 family oxidoreductase codes for the protein MARAGQNSVIAIAGSSGLIGSALAAALRAANHRVLRIVRRAPANADELHWNPETGDLDPDTLVDVDAVVNLCGVNIGKRRWSGAFKQSLRDSRIAPTEVLAHAVADAGVATLVNASAVGFYGNTKDRVVDENDRAGTGFLARLCEDWEAATLPAQYGGARVVLARTGLVFSPAGGALGRLRPLFRAGLGARLGSGRQYMSWITLEDEVRALLFAIFDAELSGPVNMTGPAPVTNAEFTTAFGRAVNRPTPLMVPGFAIRAALGEFADEGLLMGQRAIPSALERAGFVFHHNTIGEALAYATARRDHD
- the lipB gene encoding lipoyl(octanoyl) transferase LipB — protein: MIDSIRSSQALIDVRRLGVVDYRVAWQQQRDLADARVAGGNDTLLLLEHPAVYTAGRRTEPHERPVDGTPVVDTDRGGKITWHGPGQLVGYPIIGLAEPLDVVNYVRRLEEALLKVCADLGVDAVRVPGRSGVWVPGGEGRPDRKVAAIGVRVSRATTLHGFALNCDCDLDAFSAIVPCGISDAGVTSLSAELRRPVSVEDVQTSVGDAVCDALDGVLPVQDHDRGARVASAM
- the lipA gene encoding lipoyl synthase — its product is MTVAPEGRKLLRLEVRNAETPIERKPPWIRVRARMGPEYTQLKSLVRREGLHTVCEEAGCPNIFECWEDREATFLIGGDQCTRRCDFCQIDTGKPAELDRDEPRRVADSVHTMGLRYATVTGVARDDLPDGGAWLYAETVRAIKELNPSTGVELLIPDFNGEPARLAEVFESRPEVLAHNVETVPRIFKRIRPAFTYRRSLDVLTAARDFGLVTKSNLILGMGETPDEVRTALADLRDAGCDIITITQYLRPSARHHPVERWVKPEEFVEFAQHAEQLGFAGVLAGPLVRSSYRAGRLYEQAARSRA
- a CDS encoding DUF4191 domain-containing protein — protein: MAKSRTAAQNKAARAEAQAARKAAARERRTQLWQAFNIQRQEDKRLLPYMIGAFVLIVGISVGVGIWAGGLTMITLIPLGVVLGGLVAFIVFGRRAQKSVYSKAEGQTGAAAWALDNLRGKWRVTPGVAATGHFDAVHRVIGRPGVILVGEGAASRVRPLLAQEKKRTARLIGDVPIYDIVVGNGEDEVSLAKLERHLTRLPANITVKQMDTLESRLAALGSRAGAAVMPKGPLPNSGKMRGVQRTVRRK
- a CDS encoding RDD family protein translates to MMAESPSAYPGEKLGFPQSGPGSLAPMGRRLGALMIDWLISYGLAALAMRFGWLSQPALATAVLVIWYLLGVVFVRLFGFTPGQLALRLQVVTVDGRGPVGLGRAVVRGVLVGTVVPALFTDFDGRGMQDRLTATAVVRR